In Capsicum annuum cultivar UCD-10X-F1 chromosome 11, UCD10Xv1.1, whole genome shotgun sequence, one genomic interval encodes:
- the LOC107848407 gene encoding uncharacterized protein LOC107848407 isoform X1, translating to MLRLLRFSSATISNSTKFLHSPCRLTSNRFLDIYQLGNKEAIEKERARLKDEMNRGYFADINELKQHGGKIATANKIIIPSMAAVKFPALEVNHSVGSNVKLPITSIGNGVEANKSEAPKASLLCLSFRASSQAMIDSWSKPFLDTFKNSKRVQLYEISFIDSWFLTLGPVKKLLLRTMRKSNPHESKDALHRQIVYSFGDHYYFRKELKILNLLTGYMFLVDKFGRIRWQSSGLATEEELSSLLSCTSFLLDEESK from the exons ATGTTGAGGCTTCTGAGATTTAGCTCAGCTACCATTTCCAATTCAACAAAATTTTTGCATAGTCCATGTAGATTGACTTCCAATCGCTTCCTCGATATTTACCAG CTAGGAAACAAGGAGGCAATTGAGAAAGAGCGTGCTCGGct TAAAGATGAGATGAATCGGGGATATTTTGCTGATATAAATGAGTTGAAACAACATGGTGGTAAG ATTGCAACCGCAAATAAGATTATCATTCCGTCAATGGCGGCTGTGAAGTTTCCTGCTTTGGAAGTGAATCACTCAGTTGGTTCAAATGTTAAGCTTCCCATCACCTCCATTGGAAATGGCGTAGAGGCAAATAAATCAGAAGCACCGAAGGCATCATTGTTGTGTCTTTCATTCCGTGCAAGCTCACAG GCAATGATTGATTCTTGGAGTAAGCCGTTTCTGGATacattcaaaaattctaaaagggTTCAGCTCTATGAG ATCTCCTTTATAGATTCATGGTTTTTGACACTCGGTCCTGTAAAGAAACTGCTACTTCGGACGATGAGGAAATCTAACCCCCATGAGAGCAAGGATGCACTGCATAGACAGATTGTCTATTCATTTGGAGACCATTACTATTTCCGGAAAGAGCTTAAAATACTGAACCTACTGACTGG GTACATGTTCTTGGTTGACAAATTTGGTAGAATACGATGGCAAAGTTCCGGATTGGCAACAGAAGAAGAGTTGTCATCGCTTCTCTCTTGTACGTCTTTTCTACTGGATGAGGAATCGAAGTAA
- the LOC107848407 gene encoding uncharacterized protein LOC107848407 isoform X2 yields the protein MNRGYFADINELKQHGGKIATANKIIIPSMAAVKFPALEVNHSVGSNVKLPITSIGNGVEANKSEAPKASLLCLSFRASSQAMIDSWSKPFLDTFKNSKRVQLYEISFIDSWFLTLGPVKKLLLRTMRKSNPHESKDALHRQIVYSFGDHYYFRKELKILNLLTGYMFLVDKFGRIRWQSSGLATEEELSSLLSCTSFLLDEESK from the exons ATGAATCGGGGATATTTTGCTGATATAAATGAGTTGAAACAACATGGTGGTAAG ATTGCAACCGCAAATAAGATTATCATTCCGTCAATGGCGGCTGTGAAGTTTCCTGCTTTGGAAGTGAATCACTCAGTTGGTTCAAATGTTAAGCTTCCCATCACCTCCATTGGAAATGGCGTAGAGGCAAATAAATCAGAAGCACCGAAGGCATCATTGTTGTGTCTTTCATTCCGTGCAAGCTCACAG GCAATGATTGATTCTTGGAGTAAGCCGTTTCTGGATacattcaaaaattctaaaagggTTCAGCTCTATGAG ATCTCCTTTATAGATTCATGGTTTTTGACACTCGGTCCTGTAAAGAAACTGCTACTTCGGACGATGAGGAAATCTAACCCCCATGAGAGCAAGGATGCACTGCATAGACAGATTGTCTATTCATTTGGAGACCATTACTATTTCCGGAAAGAGCTTAAAATACTGAACCTACTGACTGG GTACATGTTCTTGGTTGACAAATTTGGTAGAATACGATGGCAAAGTTCCGGATTGGCAACAGAAGAAGAGTTGTCATCGCTTCTCTCTTGTACGTCTTTTCTACTGGATGAGGAATCGAAGTAA